A DNA window from Tenuifilaceae bacterium CYCD contains the following coding sequences:
- the lepA gene encoding elongation factor 4, translating into MENIRNFCIIAHIDHGKSTLADRLLESTHTLSERELQSQVLDSMDLEREKGITIKSHAIQMEYKHGGQSYTLNLIDTPGHVDFSYEVSRAIASCEGALLVVDATQGIQAQTISNLYLALNHDLEIIPVINKIDMEAAMVEDVKDQIVDLIGCKREDILPVSAKTGEGVDAILEAIIAKIKPPKGDASAPLQALIFDSVFNSFRGIIAYFKVTNGTIRPGDKVKFFNTGREYIADEVGILRLKLQPRDSISAGDVGYIISGIKESTEVKVGDTITHVERPCDKAISGFEDVKPMVFAGVYPVDADEYEDLRASLDKLKLNDASLSYEPESSLALGFGFRCGFLGLLHMEIVQERLYREFDMDVITTVPNVSYKVHTTKGEIVEVHNPSGLPGPTVIDFIEEPVINAQIITKSEYLGAVMKLCIDKRGILKNQVFITSDRVEVTFRMPLSDIVFDFYDKLKSISRGYASFDYFMDGYAEAKLVKLDILLNGEMVDALSSLIHADYAYDFGRKMCEKLKELIPRQQFDIAIQAAIGAKIIARETVKALRKDVTAKCYGGDITRKRKLLEKQKKGKKRMRQIGSVEVPQQAFLAVLKMD; encoded by the coding sequence ATGGAGAATATCAGAAACTTTTGCATCATTGCGCACATCGACCACGGTAAAAGCACCTTGGCCGACCGATTACTTGAAAGTACTCACACTCTTAGCGAACGCGAACTTCAGAGTCAGGTGCTCGATAGCATGGATCTTGAACGTGAAAAAGGGATCACCATTAAAAGTCATGCCATACAGATGGAGTATAAGCATGGCGGTCAGAGTTACACCCTCAACCTAATTGACACTCCTGGCCATGTCGATTTTTCCTACGAGGTATCAAGGGCAATTGCTTCCTGCGAGGGAGCGCTGCTGGTTGTTGATGCAACTCAGGGAATTCAAGCACAAACAATTTCAAACCTTTACCTCGCGCTAAACCACGACTTGGAGATCATTCCGGTTATCAACAAAATTGATATGGAAGCTGCAATGGTGGAGGATGTGAAGGATCAAATTGTCGATTTGATTGGCTGCAAACGCGAAGATATTTTACCCGTTAGCGCTAAAACGGGCGAAGGGGTCGATGCCATTCTTGAAGCAATTATTGCAAAAATTAAACCGCCTAAAGGAGATGCCAGTGCACCATTACAAGCACTTATATTCGATTCTGTTTTCAACTCATTCCGGGGTATCATTGCATATTTCAAGGTAACCAATGGAACCATTCGTCCTGGAGACAAGGTAAAATTCTTCAATACAGGACGCGAATACATTGCCGATGAGGTAGGAATCCTAAGGCTTAAACTCCAACCCCGCGACTCAATTAGTGCTGGTGATGTGGGCTATATTATCTCAGGAATTAAAGAATCCACCGAGGTTAAAGTGGGTGATACAATAACCCACGTAGAAAGACCCTGTGACAAGGCAATTTCAGGCTTTGAAGATGTTAAACCAATGGTATTTGCTGGGGTTTACCCGGTTGATGCCGATGAATATGAGGATTTACGAGCATCTCTCGATAAACTAAAACTAAACGACGCATCGCTCAGCTACGAGCCCGAATCCTCGTTAGCGTTAGGGTTTGGTTTCCGCTGTGGATTCCTAGGGTTGCTACACATGGAAATCGTACAGGAAAGATTGTACCGTGAGTTCGACATGGATGTAATCACAACAGTTCCTAACGTATCGTACAAGGTTCACACCACAAAGGGTGAAATTGTTGAAGTTCATAACCCCAGTGGATTGCCAGGGCCAACCGTAATTGATTTTATTGAGGAACCCGTTATAAATGCTCAAATCATTACAAAATCCGAATATCTTGGAGCAGTAATGAAACTTTGCATAGACAAACGCGGAATCCTAAAGAACCAAGTCTTTATTACCTCCGACAGGGTTGAGGTCACATTCCGCATGCCATTGAGCGACATCGTATTTGACTTTTACGACAAACTAAAATCAATTTCCCGGGGCTATGCATCGTTCGATTACTTTATGGACGGCTACGCTGAGGCTAAATTGGTAAAACTCGACATTCTGCTTAATGGCGAAATGGTTGACGCGCTTTCATCGCTAATCCATGCCGATTATGCTTATGACTTTGGTCGCAAGATGTGCGAAAAACTGAAGGAACTTATTCCACGCCAACAGTTCGATATTGCAATTCAAGCGGCCATTGGTGCAAAAATTATTGCCCGCGAAACGGTAAAAGCACTCCGTAAGGACGTTACTGCTAAATGTTACGGCGGGGACATCACCCGTAAACGCAAGCTGCTAGAAAAACAGAAGAAAGGGAAAAAACGCATGCGCCAAATCGGCTCCGTAGAGGTGCCACAACAGGCATTTCTTGCAGTGCTAAAAATGGATTAA
- the groL gene encoding 60 kDa chaperonin: MSAKVLNFDTEARDKLKRGVDQLANAVKVTLGPKGRNVVIEKKFGSQQVTKDGVTVAKEVELSDPFENVGAQMVKEVASKTADNAGDGTTTATVLAQAIVNVGLKNVTAGANPMDLKRGIDKGVAKVIEHLKKQTVSVGDDYQKIEQVGTISANNDNEIGKLIAEAMKKVKKEGVITVEEAKGIETTVEVVEGMQFDRGYISPYFITDPDKMEAVLENPFILITDRKISTMKDLLPVLEPVAQAGRALLIIAEDVEGEALATLVVNKLRGSLKIAAVKAPGFGDRRKEMLEDIAILTGGIVISEEKGLRLDGAKMDMLGRAEKITLDKENTTIVNGGGTKENIDKRVAQIRTQIENTTSDYDREKLQERLAKLAGGVAVLYVGAATETEMKEKKDRVDDALNATRAAVEEGIIPGGGVAFIRAIDALEDLKGSNDDETTGIHIVKRAIEEPLRQIVANAGMEGSVIVQRVREGKDDFGYNAQTDKYENLLKSGVIDPTKVTRIALENAASIAGLLLTTECVITEKKEDKPMPPMGAPGMGGMDMM; this comes from the coding sequence ATGTCAGCAAAAGTTTTAAATTTTGATACAGAAGCACGCGATAAACTCAAAAGAGGTGTTGATCAACTGGCCAATGCGGTAAAAGTAACCTTAGGACCTAAGGGTCGCAACGTGGTTATCGAGAAAAAATTTGGTTCACAACAAGTTACCAAGGATGGTGTAACCGTAGCTAAAGAAGTTGAACTAAGCGATCCATTCGAGAATGTGGGTGCACAAATGGTAAAAGAGGTTGCATCGAAAACTGCCGATAATGCAGGTGATGGAACAACAACTGCTACAGTTCTTGCACAAGCAATTGTTAATGTTGGCTTAAAGAACGTAACCGCTGGTGCAAATCCAATGGATTTGAAACGTGGTATAGATAAGGGTGTTGCAAAAGTTATTGAACATCTAAAAAAACAAACCGTTTCTGTTGGCGACGATTACCAAAAAATTGAGCAAGTTGGAACCATTTCGGCTAACAACGATAACGAAATTGGTAAGTTGATTGCTGAGGCAATGAAAAAAGTTAAGAAAGAAGGTGTTATCACCGTTGAGGAGGCAAAAGGTATAGAAACTACTGTTGAGGTAGTTGAAGGTATGCAATTCGACCGTGGTTATATTTCGCCATACTTCATTACCGATCCTGACAAGATGGAGGCAGTCCTTGAGAATCCTTTCATCTTAATCACCGATCGCAAGATTTCCACAATGAAGGATTTACTTCCTGTACTTGAGCCAGTCGCCCAAGCTGGTCGTGCCCTTCTAATTATTGCTGAAGATGTTGAAGGCGAAGCACTTGCTACATTGGTAGTAAACAAACTACGTGGCTCGTTAAAGATAGCAGCAGTAAAAGCTCCTGGCTTTGGCGATCGCCGTAAAGAAATGCTTGAAGACATTGCAATCCTAACTGGTGGTATCGTGATCAGCGAGGAAAAAGGTTTACGCTTAGATGGCGCTAAGATGGACATGCTTGGCCGCGCAGAGAAAATCACTCTTGACAAGGAAAACACAACTATTGTTAATGGTGGCGGTACAAAGGAGAATATCGACAAGCGTGTTGCTCAAATCAGAACTCAAATTGAAAATACAACCTCCGATTACGATCGCGAAAAACTTCAGGAACGTCTTGCTAAACTGGCTGGAGGTGTTGCTGTTCTTTACGTTGGAGCAGCTACTGAAACCGAAATGAAGGAGAAGAAAGATCGCGTTGACGATGCATTAAATGCGACCCGTGCAGCCGTTGAGGAAGGTATCATCCCAGGAGGTGGTGTAGCATTCATCCGTGCAATTGATGCATTAGAAGACCTCAAAGGCAGCAACGATGATGAAACCACAGGTATTCACATTGTTAAGAGAGCAATAGAGGAACCCCTTCGTCAAATAGTTGCCAATGCTGGCATGGAAGGTTCAGTGATCGTTCAAAGAGTTAGAGAAGGTAAGGATGACTTCGGCTACAATGCTCAAACCGACAAGTATGAAAACCTTCTTAAGAGTGGCGTTATCGATCCAACCAAGGTAACCCGTATTGCATTGGAAAATGCAGCATCGATCGCTGGTTTACTACTCACAACCGAGTGTGTAATTACAGAGAAGAAGGAAGATAAACCAATGCCTCCAATGGGCGCTCCAGGAATGGGTGGAATGGATATGATGTAG
- the groS gene encoding 10 kDa chaperonin, with translation MSEVKIKPLADRVLVLPMEAEEKTSSGIFIPDTAKEKPQRGTIVAAGPGTKDVTMEVKVGDIVLYGKYAGTEISVDGKDYLIMKQSDVLAVI, from the coding sequence ATGTCAGAAGTTAAAATTAAACCATTGGCCGATCGAGTTTTAGTCCTTCCTATGGAGGCCGAAGAGAAAACATCAAGCGGAATTTTTATTCCCGACACTGCAAAGGAAAAACCACAACGTGGAACTATTGTTGCTGCTGGTCCTGGCACTAAAGATGTAACCATGGAGGTTAAGGTTGGCGATATTGTTCTTTACGGAAAATATGCTGGCACTGAAATTTCAGTTGATGGCAAGGATTACTTGATCATGAAGCAGTCCGATGTTTTAGCGGTTATCTAA
- the secG gene encoding preprotein translocase subunit SecG, with product MYTLFSVLILIVCILLILVVLVQNPKGGGLASNFAGSNQIMGVRKTADLLEKATWTLAVSLVVLSFLATLTMPTKTVVEQKSVLETKMKNTPSDNALPSFPVTTDGTASKDSTK from the coding sequence ATGTACACATTATTTTCAGTACTAATACTAATTGTCTGCATACTATTAATTCTAGTAGTTCTAGTGCAGAATCCTAAAGGTGGCGGATTGGCATCTAACTTTGCTGGTTCAAACCAAATTATGGGCGTAAGAAAAACTGCTGATCTACTCGAGAAAGCCACATGGACCTTGGCAGTTAGCCTTGTTGTGCTAAGTTTCCTAGCAACCCTTACAATGCCAACAAAAACTGTAGTTGAGCAAAAGTCTGTTCTTGAAACAAAGATGAAGAACACACCTAGCGACAATGCGTTGCCTAGTTTTCCTGTAACTACAGATGGAACTGCTTCAAAAGATTCCACAAAATAA
- a CDS encoding sigma-54-dependent Fis family transcriptional regulator — translation MELQSIKQRFGIIGNAAGLNRAIDIARQVAHTDLSVLITGESGTGKEYFPQIVHQYSSRKHGAYIAVNCGAIPEGTIDSELFGHEKGSFTGATDSRQGYFEVANGGTIFLDEVAELPLSTQVRLLRVLESGEFIRVGSSKVQKTNVRVVAATNINLPEAIQNGKFREDLYYRLNTVPIQIPPLRERVEDIPLLFRKFAADFAEKYRMPAISLDDDARRVLVNYKWPGNIRQLKNVTEQISIIEQSRVISAEMLLRYLPDFSATKLPTLYNKKGGIDEQTFASEREILYKILFDMRNDVNDLKKLVNDLMTTGNANIDSHVQDAPIFQNLYKTNDTTITKNPTIQYEKPFVQNANDIQDTEEIIEESLSLEEKEMELIKKALEKHKGRRKQAATELGISERTLYRKIKEFNIE, via the coding sequence ATGGAACTTCAAAGTATAAAGCAACGATTCGGGATTATTGGAAATGCTGCAGGATTGAATCGAGCTATTGATATCGCACGCCAAGTTGCACACACCGATTTATCGGTACTTATAACAGGCGAAAGTGGAACCGGAAAGGAGTATTTCCCTCAAATAGTTCATCAGTACAGTTCTAGAAAGCACGGAGCATACATTGCCGTTAACTGCGGCGCAATTCCCGAGGGAACAATAGATTCTGAACTTTTTGGCCACGAGAAAGGATCTTTTACAGGTGCTACAGATAGTCGACAAGGATACTTTGAGGTGGCCAATGGCGGAACAATTTTCCTTGATGAGGTTGCTGAGCTCCCATTATCCACTCAAGTTCGTTTACTCCGAGTACTTGAATCGGGTGAGTTTATTCGGGTTGGCTCATCAAAGGTTCAAAAAACCAACGTGAGGGTTGTTGCCGCAACCAACATAAACTTACCAGAAGCAATTCAAAATGGAAAATTCCGCGAAGATCTATACTACAGATTAAACACTGTTCCTATCCAAATACCTCCCCTTCGCGAAAGAGTTGAAGATATCCCCTTACTTTTCAGAAAATTTGCGGCTGATTTCGCCGAAAAGTACCGCATGCCTGCCATCTCGCTGGATGATGATGCCCGCAGAGTTCTCGTGAATTACAAATGGCCGGGTAACATTCGACAATTAAAAAACGTTACCGAACAGATATCGATAATTGAGCAAAGCAGAGTTATTAGTGCAGAGATGCTACTTAGGTATCTTCCTGATTTTTCGGCAACCAAGCTTCCTACCCTTTACAACAAAAAAGGAGGAATAGACGAGCAAACATTCGCCTCGGAAAGGGAGATTCTTTACAAAATACTTTTCGACATGCGGAACGATGTTAACGATTTGAAAAAATTAGTTAATGATCTTATGACCACCGGAAATGCCAATATAGACTCACATGTTCAGGATGCGCCAATATTCCAGAATCTTTACAAAACCAACGATACTACAATCACCAAGAACCCTACCATACAGTACGAAAAGCCTTTTGTTCAAAACGCCAACGATATTCAGGACACTGAAGAAATAATTGAGGAATCTTTATCGCTAGAGGAAAAAGAGATGGAACTAATCAAAAAAGCCTTGGAAAAACATAAAGGGCGGAGGAAACAAGCAGCAACTGAACTTGGCATTTCGGAACGAACACTTTACAGGAAAATAAAGGAGTTTAACATTGAGTAA
- the kdsB gene encoding 3-deoxy-manno-octulosonate cytidylyltransferase — translation MVTLNYALTLYLYCVESLYLKYNIEMKILGLIPARYASTRFPGKPLAMIAGKPMIQWVYQRASEVFENTYVATDDDRIANAVRAFGGKVVLTSDKHQSGTDRCAEALSKVQELTAIKFDVVVNIQGDEPFIQAQQLQKVASCFSDNAVQIATLVKAFGANEDIFNPNSPKVILNVKNDAIYFSRSVIPFVRGKEKDDWKYNRKFFKHIGLYAYRTEVLNEITRLPQSPLELSESLEQLRWIENGYKIRVVETDLETLAVDTPEDLERVKEYAHSMLNDREKD, via the coding sequence ATGGTCACATTAAATTACGCACTAACTTTGTACTTATATTGTGTTGAATCGTTATACCTTAAATATAATATTGAGATGAAAATACTTGGATTAATTCCTGCCCGCTATGCTTCTACAAGGTTTCCGGGAAAGCCATTGGCTATGATTGCAGGAAAACCTATGATTCAATGGGTGTATCAGCGTGCATCGGAGGTGTTTGAAAATACCTACGTGGCTACCGACGATGATCGCATTGCCAATGCAGTTAGGGCGTTTGGTGGAAAGGTGGTTTTAACCTCCGATAAACATCAGAGCGGAACAGATAGATGCGCTGAGGCCTTAAGTAAGGTTCAGGAATTAACGGCTATTAAATTTGATGTGGTTGTAAATATTCAGGGCGATGAGCCTTTTATTCAGGCGCAACAATTACAAAAGGTTGCAAGTTGTTTTTCCGATAATGCTGTTCAAATAGCAACCCTTGTGAAGGCTTTTGGTGCAAACGAGGATATTTTTAATCCTAATTCGCCTAAAGTAATATTAAATGTAAAGAACGATGCAATATATTTTAGCCGTTCGGTTATACCTTTTGTAAGAGGCAAAGAAAAAGATGATTGGAAATATAACAGAAAGTTTTTTAAGCATATTGGACTCTATGCATATAGAACTGAAGTGCTGAACGAGATAACTCGACTGCCTCAATCTCCGCTTGAGTTATCGGAATCGTTAGAGCAGTTACGATGGATAGAGAATGGGTATAAAATTAGAGTGGTAGAAACCGATTTGGAAACGTTAGCTGTTGATACTCCAGAGGATCTGGAGCGGGTAAAGGAGTATGCACATAGCATGCTTAATGATAGGGAAAAGGATTAA
- a CDS encoding endonuclease yields MIMHRLFLKKMLIAITIILVYGTSGAQEKKLYSVSCIGFYNLENLFDTIPGPNDDEFTPEGANKYTSERYWHKINHMSEVISQMGTEMFPGGPAIVGVCEIENRSVMEDLIAAPALKQSNYSIVHYDSPDKRGVDVGLLYRPEFFTVTSTRSVRLTMAEDTAFRTRDQLVVDGLLNGEQIHVIVNHWPSRSGGEKRSMPKRMAAAKLTKSIVDSLQKAEPEAKIIIMGDLNDDPDCESITDGLGARGSSKNLKSGELFNAMAPLYKEGIGTLAYRDSWNLFDNLIITKSLINEDKTNWVFFKAKVFNKPFLQQSSGQFAGYPFRTYVGNSFTGGYSDHFPVYLFLIKEKK; encoded by the coding sequence ATGATTATGCATAGATTATTTCTAAAGAAAATGTTGATTGCCATAACAATTATACTGGTTTATGGCACTAGTGGAGCACAGGAAAAAAAGTTATACAGCGTTAGCTGTATTGGTTTTTACAACCTAGAGAACCTCTTCGACACGATTCCAGGTCCTAATGACGATGAATTCACACCCGAAGGCGCAAACAAATACACATCGGAACGTTACTGGCATAAGATCAACCACATGTCCGAGGTTATTTCGCAAATGGGAACAGAAATGTTTCCCGGAGGCCCTGCAATTGTAGGTGTATGTGAAATTGAGAATCGATCTGTAATGGAGGATCTGATTGCAGCTCCCGCTTTAAAACAATCGAACTACAGCATTGTTCACTACGACTCGCCAGACAAACGTGGCGTTGATGTTGGACTACTTTACAGACCAGAATTTTTTACGGTAACCTCAACAAGGTCTGTACGTCTTACTATGGCAGAGGATACAGCATTCCGAACCAGAGATCAACTTGTTGTTGATGGATTGCTTAATGGAGAGCAAATTCACGTAATTGTAAACCACTGGCCTTCGCGAAGCGGTGGCGAAAAGCGTAGCATGCCAAAACGAATGGCAGCAGCAAAACTCACAAAGTCAATAGTTGATTCACTTCAAAAAGCAGAGCCCGAAGCAAAAATTATTATCATGGGCGATTTAAACGATGATCCCGACTGCGAGAGTATTACTGACGGACTCGGAGCTAGAGGTTCCAGCAAGAATCTTAAATCTGGAGAACTTTTCAATGCAATGGCACCCCTTTATAAAGAAGGTATAGGAACATTGGCTTATCGCGATTCGTGGAACTTGTTCGACAATTTAATTATCACAAAATCCCTTATTAACGAAGATAAAACGAACTGGGTATTTTTTAAGGCAAAAGTGTTCAACAAACCATTTCTACAACAATCTAGCGGACAATTTGCTGGATATCCCTTCCGTACATATGTAGGGAATAGCTTCACTGGAGGGTACTCCGACCACTTCCCTGTTTACCTATTTTTGATTAAGGAAAAGAAATAA
- a CDS encoding TonB-dependent receptor has protein sequence MRSFVLTLLAILVFGVADIFAQTTLKGNVKDADTGSPLSGVVVRVAGSNLVATTDANGDFVFEGLSSGKCIYEYTFPGYQTFELEFGVFENSVLPEVTMKRTQSDEGQSQSIGEITISTDDLESESKDQSVSSLLQSSQDAFNSAASFSFSPARFQIRGYDSDYTLLYMNGVPVNDPESGFAGWSSWGGLNDVSRNRESSNGLAPSDFSFGGLGGATLIDSRASQQRKGTRISYAATNRTYTNRIMFTHSTGMMENGVAFTISGSRRWAEEGYVEGTNYDSWAYFIGIEKKFNDRHSIAFTTYNAPTKRGMQGVASEEAHELAGSNFYNPNWGYQNGEKRNAKVRFQQEPTMILNHIWNLNPDLKLTSTAGFSFGTYQTTALNRNNADDPRPDYYRKLPSYWYSSDPTVVAELADAFKHDVNVRQIDWDNLYQTNYDAEDTAKYIVENRITDSRQFTFSSIANWNVSSALKVNAGIDASIYKGRNYKEIDDLLGGEFWLDIDPFLDRDYGFGSSISQNDLDNPNRNVKEGDAFGYDYTSNVNNGNLWAVANYIQNRFEYYLGANFSYTEFWRTGDMRNGHYPNNSKGDSKKQRFDNYGVKGGATWKISGRNYLDANVAYLTRAPFFRNSYISPRTSNFTIPGLTSEKIMSADLNYNLRTPYIKARITAYYTKFMDQTEQKSFYLESANTFVNYTILNIDKVHRGFELGGDFKVSPTITVNAAAALGTYQYASRPRVTITQDNTGTVLANNKTVYVKNFYVPSTPQTAATLGFRYSSPKYWFFGLTASYFDDIYIDFNPEVRTAEMLQGLEPNDPTREALTNQKSLPSQFLLDANVGKSWRIKEYYINVNFQVANILDNTDFKTGGYEQLRYALSNDDLNLFTPKYFYSYGRTYYLTVGLRF, from the coding sequence ATGAGGAGTTTTGTATTAACATTATTGGCAATACTAGTGTTTGGCGTTGCTGATATTTTTGCCCAAACAACTCTCAAGGGGAATGTAAAGGATGCTGATACCGGCAGTCCTCTGTCTGGGGTTGTGGTTCGAGTTGCAGGAAGTAATTTGGTTGCAACTACGGATGCTAATGGAGACTTTGTGTTTGAAGGGCTTTCTTCGGGTAAGTGTATTTATGAATACACTTTTCCTGGCTATCAAACATTTGAGTTGGAGTTTGGAGTGTTTGAAAATTCAGTATTGCCAGAAGTGACCATGAAGCGTACTCAATCGGACGAAGGACAGAGCCAATCGATTGGAGAAATTACAATTTCTACTGACGATTTAGAGTCGGAGAGTAAGGATCAATCAGTTTCAAGTTTATTGCAGTCATCGCAGGATGCGTTTAATTCCGCTGCTTCGTTTTCTTTTAGTCCTGCACGTTTTCAGATAAGAGGGTATGATTCGGACTATACCTTATTGTATATGAATGGGGTTCCTGTTAATGATCCTGAAAGCGGCTTTGCAGGATGGAGCTCTTGGGGTGGTTTAAACGATGTGAGCCGAAATCGCGAGTCAAGTAATGGATTGGCTCCCTCAGACTTTTCGTTTGGCGGTTTAGGTGGTGCAACATTAATTGACTCTAGGGCATCGCAGCAAAGAAAAGGTACTCGCATATCTTACGCGGCAACAAACAGAACTTATACCAATAGGATAATGTTTACCCATTCAACAGGGATGATGGAGAACGGTGTTGCATTTACCATTAGCGGATCGCGTCGTTGGGCTGAAGAGGGCTATGTTGAGGGAACGAACTATGATTCTTGGGCTTATTTTATTGGTATTGAAAAAAAATTTAACGACCGTCACTCTATAGCCTTTACAACATACAATGCTCCAACAAAGCGTGGAATGCAGGGTGTTGCCAGTGAGGAGGCACACGAATTAGCCGGTTCAAATTTTTACAATCCTAATTGGGGATACCAGAATGGTGAAAAGCGAAATGCTAAGGTTCGTTTTCAGCAGGAGCCAACAATGATACTCAACCATATTTGGAATTTAAATCCAGATTTAAAGTTGACATCTACAGCAGGATTTTCTTTTGGTACATACCAGACAACAGCATTAAACAGGAATAATGCAGATGATCCGCGTCCTGATTATTATCGTAAGTTACCTTCATATTGGTATAGTTCCGACCCAACTGTTGTTGCTGAGTTAGCCGATGCTTTTAAACATGATGTGAATGTTAGGCAGATAGACTGGGATAACTTGTATCAAACCAACTATGATGCTGAAGATACTGCAAAGTATATTGTTGAGAATAGGATTACCGATTCCCGTCAGTTTACATTTTCATCCATTGCCAATTGGAATGTTTCCTCTGCACTTAAGGTTAACGCAGGAATTGATGCTTCAATCTATAAGGGTAGAAACTATAAGGAAATTGACGATTTGCTTGGTGGCGAATTTTGGTTGGATATTGATCCGTTTCTGGATCGTGATTATGGTTTTGGGTCAAGCATTTCTCAGAATGATTTGGACAACCCCAATAGAAATGTTAAGGAAGGAGATGCTTTTGGGTATGACTATACCTCTAATGTAAATAATGGAAATCTTTGGGCTGTTGCAAACTATATTCAGAACAGATTTGAATACTATTTAGGCGCAAATTTTAGTTATACTGAATTTTGGAGAACTGGAGATATGCGGAATGGTCACTATCCAAATAATTCTAAAGGTGATTCAAAGAAACAGAGATTTGACAACTATGGCGTGAAAGGTGGTGCTACCTGGAAAATTTCTGGCCGTAACTATCTTGATGCTAATGTTGCATATTTAACCCGTGCTCCTTTCTTTAGAAACTCATATATCTCGCCTCGTACCTCAAACTTTACAATTCCTGGTTTGACTAGCGAAAAAATAATGAGTGCAGATTTGAACTATAACCTTCGAACTCCTTATATTAAGGCAAGGATTACTGCATACTATACAAAATTTATGGATCAAACTGAGCAAAAGTCATTCTACCTAGAAAGTGCAAATACATTTGTTAACTATACAATTTTAAATATTGATAAGGTGCACAGGGGCTTTGAACTGGGCGGTGATTTTAAGGTTTCTCCAACAATTACCGTTAATGCAGCGGCTGCGCTTGGTACCTATCAGTATGCTTCACGCCCAAGAGTTACCATTACACAGGATAACACTGGAACTGTTTTGGCAAACAATAAAACAGTCTACGTTAAGAATTTTTATGTTCCGAGTACTCCACAAACTGCTGCAACTCTTGGTTTTAGGTACTCATCTCCAAAGTACTGGTTTTTTGGATTAACCGCTAGTTATTTTGATGATATTTATATTGATTTTAACCCTGAAGTCAGAACGGCTGAAATGTTACAAGGTTTAGAGCCTAATGATCCTACCCGTGAGGCGCTTACTAATCAAAAATCTTTGCCTTCGCAGTTTCTACTTGATGCAAATGTTGGAAAATCGTGGAGAATAAAGGAATACTACATTAATGTTAATTTCCAGGTTGCCAATATTCTTGATAATACCGATTTCAAAACTGGTGGTTACGAGCAATTGCGCTATGCTTTATCGAACGACGATCTTAATCTTTTTACTCCTAAGTATTTCTACTCTTATGGACGTACCTATTACTTAACTGTAGGATTAAGATTTTAA